A genomic window from Bdellovibrio sp. SKB1291214 includes:
- the gyrB gene encoding DNA topoisomerase (ATP-hydrolyzing) subunit B, translating into MSTEEQQQPASYSADSIQVLEGLEAVRKRPGMYIGDTQFKGYHHLVYEIVDNSVDEHLAGYCKTIKVSINADESITVEDDGRGIPVATQKQTGKSALELVMTVLHAGGKFDGGGYKVSGGLHGVGASVVNALSTRVSVEVQREGHFWRQNYERGKILAPIEKGEETTKTGTKTTFKPDRDIFKDETLTYDFATLANRFRELAFLNAGLHISLSDERTGKKQDFQYAEGVAEFVKYMNQSKKSLHNEVVYFKGEKDEVEVEIAMQWNDSYSESIFTYCNNINTHEGGTHLVGFRAALTRTTNAYATEKNLLKDLKTNLEGEDIREGLAAVISVKVREPQFEGQTKTKLGNAEVKGIVESLVNEKLADWMDRNPSVSKNVIMKCVESARAREAARKARDLTRRKTALDGGSLPGKMADCQERDPALCELYLVEGDSAGGSAKQGRDRRTQAILPLKGKILNVEKARFDKIISSEEIKVIISALGTGIGKDNVNVDKIRYHKIIIMTDADVDGSHIMTLLLTFFYRQMPLVLERGYVYIAQPPLYRAKKGKEETYLKNEAALTEYLLSSGLNNFKIKGKENLPEADLRQLILNIQKLNSLIRVSSKKYDKDVLYFMLSKVADLEKTLGDEGKLKSVLADMTAWVNADPKLGITEFKAEVKPDEATGKPYADIYTVRYADRMTTKFSLDSLRSSEMIELRKIWGEIQGISTLPLTIIEGENEIQFESYNEFYEHVMESTKKGIYIQRYKGLGEMNPEQLWETTLNKENRTLLRVSIEDAVAADETFSILMGEMVEPRRNFIHENALLARSLDV; encoded by the coding sequence GTGTCTACAGAAGAACAACAGCAACCAGCTTCCTATTCAGCCGATTCAATTCAGGTTCTTGAAGGTCTCGAAGCGGTTCGTAAACGTCCCGGAATGTATATCGGTGATACACAGTTTAAAGGTTATCATCACCTTGTGTATGAGATTGTGGATAACTCGGTAGACGAACATCTTGCGGGATATTGCAAAACAATCAAAGTTTCTATCAACGCGGACGAGTCCATCACTGTTGAAGATGACGGTCGTGGTATTCCTGTTGCGACTCAAAAACAAACTGGTAAATCAGCACTTGAACTAGTTATGACCGTACTTCACGCCGGTGGTAAATTCGACGGCGGTGGCTATAAAGTTTCCGGTGGTCTGCATGGCGTGGGTGCTTCCGTTGTGAATGCCCTTTCCACTCGTGTGAGTGTTGAAGTTCAACGTGAAGGACACTTCTGGAGACAGAACTACGAACGTGGTAAAATCCTTGCGCCGATTGAAAAAGGCGAAGAGACAACAAAAACGGGAACGAAAACAACTTTCAAACCAGATCGCGATATTTTCAAAGATGAAACTTTGACTTACGATTTCGCGACTCTTGCAAATCGTTTCCGTGAACTTGCGTTTCTAAATGCGGGTCTTCACATTTCTTTGTCTGACGAACGCACAGGTAAGAAACAAGATTTCCAATACGCTGAAGGCGTCGCGGAATTCGTGAAGTACATGAATCAATCTAAAAAATCTCTTCATAACGAAGTGGTTTATTTCAAAGGCGAAAAAGACGAAGTCGAAGTTGAGATCGCCATGCAGTGGAATGATTCTTACTCAGAATCTATTTTCACATATTGCAATAATATCAACACACATGAAGGTGGTACTCACCTTGTTGGTTTCCGTGCGGCACTTACTCGTACAACCAACGCGTATGCCACTGAAAAAAATCTTTTGAAAGATCTTAAAACAAATCTTGAGGGTGAAGACATCCGTGAAGGTTTGGCAGCAGTTATTTCTGTTAAAGTTCGCGAGCCGCAATTCGAAGGACAAACAAAAACTAAACTTGGTAATGCCGAAGTTAAAGGTATCGTCGAGTCTTTGGTGAATGAAAAACTTGCTGACTGGATGGATCGCAATCCTTCTGTTTCGAAAAACGTCATCATGAAGTGTGTGGAATCAGCACGTGCTCGTGAGGCGGCTCGTAAAGCTCGCGATCTGACTCGTCGTAAGACAGCGTTGGATGGTGGTTCACTGCCAGGTAAAATGGCGGACTGCCAAGAACGTGATCCAGCTCTTTGCGAACTCTACCTGGTGGAAGGGGACTCCGCGGGAGGTTCCGCGAAACAAGGTCGTGATCGTCGTACGCAAGCGATTTTGCCTTTGAAAGGTAAAATCCTAAACGTAGAAAAAGCGCGCTTTGATAAAATTATTTCCTCTGAAGAGATTAAAGTCATTATCTCGGCACTAGGAACTGGTATCGGTAAAGACAATGTGAACGTGGATAAAATCCGTTATCACAAAATTATTATCATGACCGATGCCGACGTCGACGGATCCCACATCATGACTCTTCTTTTGACGTTCTTCTATCGTCAAATGCCATTGGTTCTTGAGCGTGGTTATGTGTATATCGCACAACCACCTTTGTACCGCGCGAAAAAAGGTAAAGAAGAAACATACTTGAAAAATGAAGCTGCGTTGACTGAGTATCTTTTGAGCTCAGGTCTTAATAACTTCAAAATCAAAGGCAAAGAAAACTTGCCCGAAGCGGATCTTCGTCAGTTGATCCTAAACATCCAAAAACTGAACAGCTTGATCCGAGTTTCTTCTAAGAAATACGACAAAGATGTTTTGTATTTCATGCTCAGCAAAGTTGCTGACCTTGAAAAAACATTGGGTGATGAAGGTAAGTTGAAATCAGTTCTAGCTGACATGACTGCCTGGGTGAATGCGGATCCAAAATTGGGTATCACAGAATTCAAGGCAGAAGTTAAACCAGATGAAGCCACCGGAAAACCTTACGCTGATATCTACACAGTTCGTTATGCTGATCGCATGACAACAAAGTTCAGCCTGGATAGTCTGCGCTCTTCAGAAATGATCGAGCTTCGTAAAATCTGGGGTGAAATCCAAGGCATCAGTACATTGCCACTGACAATCATTGAGGGCGAAAACGAAATTCAATTCGAAAGCTACAATGAGTTCTATGAACACGTGATGGAATCTACGAAAAAAGGAATCTACATCCAACGATACAAAGGATTGGGAGAGATGAATCCTGAGCAGTTGTGGGAAACGACACTGAACAAGGAAAACAGAACTCTTTTGAGAGTTTCAATCGAAGACGCTGTAGCGGCTGATGAAACGTTCTCAATCTTGATGGGTGAGATGGTCGAGCCACGTCGTAACTTTATCCACGAAAACGCTCTACTTGCTCGTAGCCTTGACGTTTAA